Proteins found in one Tsukamurella paurometabola DSM 20162 genomic segment:
- the folC gene encoding bifunctional tetrahydrofolate synthase/dihydrofolate synthase produces the protein MTVPAFAADPDDLADLAQVEAELDQRWPETKIEPSLARISALMQLLGSPQDAYPSIQIAGTNGKSSTARMIDSLLLAFSRRTGRITSPHLQLATERIAIDGVPLTAKQYVETYRELEPYIELVDQQSEAADGPRMSKFEVLTAMAFAAFAEAPVDVAVVEVGLGGTWDATNVVTAEVAVITPIGLDHVEILGPDLTSIAGEKAGIVKRAPERLIPKDTVMIVGKQEPAAMDVLLHKAVETDAAVAREGSEFAVIERRMAVGGQQLSLQGLGGVYEDIFLPLHGEHQANNAATALAAVEAFFGAGADQQLDVDTVREGFATVISPGRLERVRTAPTVFIDAAHNPHGAQALARTVQSEFDFRTLIGVVSVFADKDAVGILTEIEPVLDTVVVTHNGSPRALEVERLAAIAEEIFGEDRVVTAPTMVDAVETAVALADQESDDEDPASGVGVLITGSVVTAGAARSLFGKEPQ, from the coding sequence GTGACGGTGCCCGCCTTCGCCGCCGATCCCGACGATCTCGCCGATCTCGCTCAGGTCGAGGCCGAGCTCGATCAGCGCTGGCCGGAGACCAAGATCGAACCCTCGCTGGCTCGCATCTCGGCGCTCATGCAACTGCTCGGCTCCCCACAGGACGCATATCCTTCGATCCAGATCGCGGGCACCAACGGCAAGTCCTCGACGGCGCGGATGATCGATTCGCTGCTGCTGGCCTTTTCACGCCGCACCGGCCGGATCACCAGCCCGCACCTGCAACTCGCCACCGAGCGCATCGCGATCGACGGTGTCCCGCTCACCGCCAAGCAGTACGTCGAGACCTACCGAGAACTCGAGCCCTACATCGAACTCGTCGACCAGCAGTCCGAGGCCGCCGACGGCCCCCGGATGAGCAAGTTCGAAGTGCTCACCGCGATGGCCTTCGCAGCGTTCGCGGAGGCCCCCGTCGATGTGGCGGTCGTCGAGGTCGGTCTGGGGGGTACCTGGGACGCCACGAACGTCGTGACCGCCGAGGTCGCCGTCATCACCCCGATCGGGCTCGACCATGTGGAGATCTTGGGCCCCGATCTCACGTCGATCGCAGGTGAGAAGGCGGGCATCGTCAAGCGCGCACCGGAGCGGTTGATTCCCAAGGACACCGTGATGATCGTCGGCAAGCAGGAACCTGCCGCCATGGACGTGCTGTTGCACAAGGCGGTCGAGACCGATGCCGCAGTGGCCCGCGAAGGCTCCGAGTTCGCCGTGATCGAACGCCGGATGGCGGTGGGTGGGCAGCAACTGAGCCTGCAGGGGCTCGGCGGCGTCTACGAGGACATCTTCCTGCCGCTGCACGGCGAGCACCAGGCCAACAACGCGGCCACGGCGCTCGCCGCCGTCGAGGCCTTCTTCGGCGCCGGTGCCGATCAGCAGCTCGATGTGGACACCGTGCGCGAGGGCTTCGCCACGGTGATCTCGCCCGGACGCCTCGAGCGCGTCCGGACCGCGCCGACGGTGTTCATCGACGCGGCCCACAACCCGCACGGCGCGCAGGCACTGGCGCGAACCGTGCAGAGCGAGTTCGACTTCCGCACCCTGATCGGCGTGGTGTCGGTGTTCGCCGACAAGGACGCGGTGGGGATCCTCACCGAAATCGAACCCGTCCTCGACACAGTGGTGGTCACGCACAACGGGTCCCCGCGCGCACTCGAGGTCGAGCGGCTCGCCGCGATCGCCGAGGAGATCTTCGGTGAGGATCGCGTGGTCACCGCCCCCACCATGGTCGATGCGGTGGAGACCGCAGTGGCCCTGGCCGACCAGGAATCCGACGATGAGGACCCCGCTTCCGGCGTGGGCGTACTCATCACCGGATCCGTGGTCACCGCGGGCGCCGCACGCTCGCTGTTCGGAAAGGAACCCCAGTGA
- the ndk gene encoding nucleoside-diphosphate kinase encodes MTERTLILIKPDGVRRGLTGDILARIERKGLTIVALELKNVSTEVAEGHYAEHKDKPFFGSLLDFITSGPVVAAVLEGPRAIAAFRQIAGGTDPVEKATPGTIRGDFGLETQENLVHGSDSPESAAREIALWFPGL; translated from the coding sequence GTGACTGAGCGGACTCTGATTCTGATCAAGCCCGACGGCGTGCGACGCGGCCTGACCGGCGACATCCTGGCGCGTATCGAGCGGAAGGGCCTGACCATCGTGGCCCTCGAGCTCAAGAACGTCTCCACCGAGGTGGCCGAGGGCCACTACGCCGAGCACAAGGACAAGCCCTTCTTCGGCTCCCTGCTCGACTTCATCACCTCGGGACCGGTTGTCGCGGCCGTCCTGGAGGGCCCGCGTGCGATCGCCGCGTTCCGGCAGATCGCGGGCGGCACGGACCCGGTCGAGAAGGCGACGCCGGGCACCATCCGCGGCGACTTCGGCTTGGAGACCCAGGAGAACCTCGTGCACGGTTCCGACTCGCCCGAGTCGGCCGCCCGCGAGATCGCCCTGTGGTTCCCCGGTCTCTGA
- a CDS encoding DUF4233 domain-containing protein, producing MTQPQRFTPPPKDPWKSFRGILSGTLILEMIVILLALPVVFKLSPGMTGLKVAYVLLLAAACFAGCMVVKKPWAIPAFCALQVAVIAGWIVHPGIGGVGIVFAIVWGYIVFIERDVKKRIVEGRLPGQEPITD from the coding sequence GTGACCCAGCCGCAGCGGTTCACCCCGCCCCCCAAGGATCCGTGGAAGAGTTTCCGCGGCATCCTCTCCGGCACGCTGATCCTCGAGATGATCGTGATCCTGCTGGCGCTGCCGGTGGTGTTCAAACTCTCGCCGGGGATGACCGGCCTCAAGGTGGCGTACGTGCTGCTGCTCGCCGCCGCCTGCTTCGCTGGGTGCATGGTGGTGAAGAAGCCGTGGGCGATTCCCGCGTTCTGCGCGCTGCAGGTGGCCGTGATCGCCGGATGGATCGTGCATCCGGGCATCGGCGGGGTCGGCATCGTCTTCGCCATCGTGTGGGGCTACATCGTGTTCATCGAACGCGACGTGAAGAAGCGGATCGTCGAGGGCCGGCTGCCCGGCCAGGAGCCCATCACCGACTGA
- the rplU gene encoding 50S ribosomal protein L21, translating into MATYAIVKTGGKQYKVAVGDLVKVEKIDGELGSSVKLPVALVVDGANLTTDAAALEKISVTGEVVDHVKGPKIRIHKFKNKTGYHKRQGHRQKLTVLKVTAIA; encoded by the coding sequence ATGGCCACGTATGCGATCGTCAAGACCGGCGGCAAGCAGTACAAGGTCGCTGTCGGCGACCTGGTGAAGGTCGAGAAGATCGACGGCGAGCTCGGCAGCAGCGTCAAGCTGCCCGTCGCTCTGGTCGTCGATGGCGCGAACCTCACCACGGACGCCGCCGCACTGGAGAAGATCTCCGTCACCGGCGAGGTCGTGGACCACGTCAAGGGCCCGAAGATCCGCATCCACAAGTTCAAGAACAAGACCGGCTACCACAAGCGCCAGGGCCACAGGCAGAAGCTGACGGTCCTCAAGGTGACCGCGATCGCCTGA
- a CDS encoding valine--tRNA ligase, translating to MTTPPLKPVDRLPSSWDPGAVEGEIYNGWVDAGYFTADSSSPKPAFSVVLPPPNVTGSLHLGHALDQTITDALCRRKRMQGYEVLWLPGTDHAGIATQSLVEKQLTAEGTSRREIGREQFLARAWAFKEASHGNITGQMRRIGVGIDWSRERFTMDEGLSRAVQTIFKQLFDAGLIYRAERLVNWSPVLQTGISDLEVDHKEVDGELVSFRYGSLNDDEPHIVCATTRLETMLGDTAIAVHPDDERYRDLIGTSLAHPFVDRRIPVIADDYVDPEFGSGAVKITPAHDPNDFAIGQRHDLPMLTIMDETAHIAGTGTQFDGLDRFAARKAIREALAAQGRIVKEVRPYRHSVGHSERSGEPIEPRLSMQWWVKVDHLAKAAGDAVRDGETTIVPEHLAPRFFAWVDDMHDWNISRQLWWGHRIPVWYGPADADGNREVVCCGPDDTPPAGYEQDPDVLDTWFSSGLFPFSTMGWPEQTADLAKFYPTSTLVTGYDIIFFWVARMMMFGTFIGEQPSAPGAVPFHEVLLHGLVRDEFGKKMSKSKGNGIDPLDWVDEYGADALRFTLARGTIPGADLNVGADAAASSKKFATKLFNATKLALMNDARVGELPDRSSLTDADRWILDRLAATQADADAALDANELGKACEALYHFAWDELCDWYLEIAKLQLQDAGLAESTRLVLGKALDVVLRLLHPTMPFVTEVLWKALTGEQSLVIASWPSRDWAPAETPTDGIESARRFADLQRLVTEIRRFRSDQLLKPGQRVAARLTGLDEAGLSSLEAAATSLCRLTPPEDGFGATASLEVRLVGGTVTVELDTSGTVDLGAERARLEKDLKAAQKEFDGTSAKLGNEAFLAKAPDAVVEKIRARQTVAQEEVERLTGRIAQLGGTTA from the coding sequence GTGACTACTCCGCCGCTGAAGCCCGTCGACCGCCTCCCCTCCTCGTGGGATCCGGGCGCCGTAGAGGGCGAGATCTACAACGGCTGGGTGGACGCGGGCTATTTCACTGCCGATAGCTCCTCGCCGAAGCCGGCGTTCTCCGTGGTGCTGCCGCCGCCGAACGTGACCGGCAGTCTGCACCTCGGACACGCCCTCGATCAGACCATCACGGACGCGCTGTGCCGCCGCAAGCGGATGCAGGGCTACGAGGTGCTCTGGCTGCCCGGCACCGACCACGCCGGCATCGCCACGCAGTCGCTGGTCGAGAAGCAACTCACCGCGGAGGGCACCTCCCGCCGCGAGATCGGCCGTGAGCAGTTCCTCGCGCGCGCCTGGGCCTTCAAAGAGGCCAGCCACGGCAACATCACGGGCCAGATGCGCCGGATCGGCGTGGGCATCGACTGGTCACGTGAGCGGTTCACCATGGACGAGGGCCTCTCGCGTGCCGTGCAGACCATCTTCAAGCAGCTCTTCGATGCCGGCCTGATCTACCGCGCCGAACGCCTGGTGAATTGGTCGCCCGTCCTGCAGACCGGTATCTCCGACCTCGAGGTCGACCACAAGGAGGTCGACGGTGAGCTGGTCTCGTTCCGCTACGGCTCCCTCAACGACGATGAGCCACACATCGTGTGCGCCACCACCCGTCTGGAGACGATGCTGGGCGATACCGCCATCGCCGTCCACCCGGATGATGAGCGCTACCGGGATCTGATCGGCACCAGCCTGGCGCACCCGTTCGTGGACCGCCGTATCCCGGTGATCGCCGACGACTACGTGGACCCCGAATTCGGTTCCGGTGCAGTGAAGATCACCCCTGCGCACGATCCGAACGACTTCGCCATCGGGCAGCGACACGACCTGCCGATGCTCACGATCATGGACGAGACCGCCCACATCGCGGGTACCGGAACGCAATTCGACGGCCTCGATCGCTTCGCCGCCCGGAAGGCTATCCGCGAGGCGCTCGCCGCGCAGGGCCGCATCGTCAAGGAGGTGCGTCCGTACCGGCACAGTGTCGGTCACAGCGAGCGCTCCGGCGAGCCCATCGAGCCCCGCCTGTCCATGCAGTGGTGGGTCAAGGTGGATCACCTGGCGAAGGCCGCCGGCGACGCGGTCCGGGACGGCGAGACCACGATCGTCCCCGAGCATCTCGCGCCCCGGTTCTTCGCCTGGGTCGACGACATGCACGACTGGAACATCTCCCGGCAGCTGTGGTGGGGTCACCGGATCCCCGTCTGGTACGGCCCTGCCGACGCCGACGGCAACCGCGAGGTGGTCTGCTGCGGACCGGACGACACCCCGCCCGCGGGCTATGAGCAAGATCCGGACGTTCTCGACACCTGGTTCAGCTCAGGCCTTTTCCCGTTCTCCACCATGGGATGGCCGGAACAGACCGCCGACCTGGCGAAGTTCTATCCCACGTCCACCCTGGTCACTGGCTACGACATCATCTTCTTCTGGGTGGCCCGGATGATGATGTTCGGCACCTTCATCGGCGAGCAGCCCTCGGCCCCCGGCGCAGTGCCCTTCCACGAGGTCCTCCTGCACGGCCTGGTGCGCGACGAGTTCGGCAAGAAGATGTCCAAGTCGAAGGGCAACGGCATCGATCCCCTGGACTGGGTCGACGAGTACGGCGCCGACGCGCTGCGTTTCACCCTGGCCCGAGGCACCATTCCCGGTGCCGACCTCAATGTGGGCGCCGACGCCGCTGCTTCGTCGAAGAAGTTCGCCACCAAGCTGTTCAACGCCACCAAGTTGGCGCTGATGAACGATGCACGCGTGGGTGAACTGCCCGATCGCTCCTCGCTCACCGACGCCGACCGCTGGATCCTGGACCGGCTCGCCGCGACCCAGGCCGATGCCGATGCCGCCCTCGACGCCAACGAGCTCGGCAAGGCCTGCGAGGCGCTGTATCACTTCGCGTGGGATGAACTGTGCGATTGGTACCTCGAGATCGCGAAGCTGCAACTGCAGGATGCAGGCCTCGCCGAGAGCACCCGTCTGGTGCTCGGCAAAGCCCTCGACGTGGTGCTCCGCTTGCTGCATCCCACGATGCCCTTCGTCACCGAGGTGCTGTGGAAGGCGCTGACGGGTGAGCAGTCGCTGGTGATCGCGTCCTGGCCGAGCCGGGATTGGGCGCCGGCCGAGACCCCCACCGATGGAATCGAATCCGCGCGACGCTTCGCCGACCTGCAGCGACTGGTCACCGAGATCCGACGGTTCCGTAGCGATCAGTTGCTCAAGCCCGGGCAGCGGGTGGCCGCGCGGCTCACCGGCCTCGACGAGGCCGGGCTCAGCTCGCTCGAGGCCGCCGCCACGAGCCTGTGCCGGCTCACCCCGCCCGAGGACGGCTTCGGTGCCACTGCCTCGCTCGAGGTGCGCCTCGTGGGCGGCACTGTGACCGTCGAGCTGGACACGTCGGGCACCGTCGATCTCGGTGCCGAGCGTGCCCGTCTGGAGAAGGATCTCAAGGCGGCGCAGAAGGAATTCGACGGTACATCGGCCAAACTGGGCAATGAGGCCTTCCTCGCCAAGGCCCCGGATGCCGTGGTCGAGAAGATCCGCGCGCGGCAGACCGTCGCACAGGAAGAGGTCGAGCGGCTCACCGGCCGCATCGCACAGCTCGGAGGGACCACGGCGTGA
- the obgE gene encoding GTPase ObgE codes for MSRFVDRVTVHVTAGNGGHGCASIHREKFKPLGGPDGGNGGRGGSVILEVDPQVHTLLDFHFRPHLKATNGKPGEGGNREGKSGQDLILKVPDGTVVLDTDGKMLADLVGAGTRFDAAQGGRGGRGNAALVSKARKAPGFALLGEDGQARDLVLELKSVADVGLVGFPSAGKSSLVSVLSAAKPKIADYPFTTLAPNLGVVSAGETTFTVADVPGLIPGASSGRGLGLDFLRHLERCAVLAHVVDCATLEPGRDPVSDVDALEAELAAYQPALAADTGLGELSERPRIVVLNKADVPDAEELAEMVRPEFEARGWPVFVISAVAHTGLRELTFALADLVQKYREERGTPVARRPVIRPIAIDESGFEVISDPDQPGGFIVRGPRPERWIKQTPFDNDEAVGYLADRLNRLGVESELVKLGAVPGCPVTIGDVCFEWEPSLGTIDDVPVTGRGTDIRLEQNERVGAAERRRQHDVRRGLASDDGDDA; via the coding sequence ATGTCCAGGTTCGTCGACCGGGTGACGGTGCACGTCACGGCCGGCAACGGTGGCCACGGCTGCGCGTCGATCCACCGCGAGAAGTTCAAGCCGCTCGGCGGCCCCGACGGCGGTAACGGCGGGCGCGGCGGTTCGGTGATCCTCGAGGTGGATCCGCAGGTGCACACCCTGCTCGACTTCCACTTCCGCCCGCATCTCAAGGCCACCAACGGCAAGCCCGGTGAGGGCGGCAACCGTGAGGGCAAATCCGGCCAGGACTTGATCCTCAAAGTGCCGGACGGCACCGTCGTGCTCGATACCGACGGCAAGATGCTGGCCGACCTCGTCGGTGCCGGCACCCGCTTCGACGCGGCCCAGGGCGGTCGCGGTGGCCGCGGTAACGCCGCACTCGTCTCCAAAGCCCGCAAGGCCCCCGGCTTCGCATTGCTCGGCGAGGACGGCCAGGCGCGCGACCTGGTGCTGGAACTGAAGTCCGTCGCCGACGTGGGTCTGGTCGGCTTCCCCTCCGCCGGCAAGTCCTCGCTGGTCTCCGTACTCTCGGCGGCTAAGCCGAAGATCGCCGACTACCCGTTCACCACGCTGGCGCCGAACCTCGGCGTCGTCTCGGCGGGGGAGACCACCTTCACCGTCGCCGACGTGCCCGGGCTGATCCCCGGCGCCTCCTCCGGCCGTGGTCTGGGCCTGGACTTCCTGCGCCACCTGGAGCGCTGCGCCGTGCTCGCGCACGTGGTGGACTGTGCGACCCTCGAACCCGGCCGTGACCCGGTGAGCGATGTCGACGCGTTGGAGGCCGAGCTGGCCGCGTACCAGCCCGCGCTGGCCGCGGACACCGGCCTGGGTGAGCTCTCCGAGCGCCCACGCATCGTGGTGCTCAACAAGGCCGACGTCCCCGATGCCGAAGAACTCGCCGAGATGGTGCGCCCCGAATTCGAAGCGCGCGGCTGGCCCGTCTTCGTGATCTCCGCGGTCGCCCACACCGGCCTGCGCGAGCTGACCTTCGCCCTCGCCGACCTGGTGCAGAAGTATCGCGAGGAGCGGGGAACCCCCGTCGCCCGCCGGCCCGTCATCCGGCCCATCGCGATCGACGAGTCCGGGTTCGAGGTCATCTCCGATCCGGACCAGCCGGGTGGATTCATCGTGCGCGGCCCGCGGCCCGAGCGCTGGATCAAGCAGACTCCCTTCGACAACGACGAGGCCGTGGGCTACCTCGCCGACCGCCTCAACCGGCTCGGCGTGGAATCCGAGCTGGTCAAGCTCGGTGCCGTGCCCGGCTGCCCGGTGACCATCGGCGATGTGTGCTTCGAGTGGGAGCCTTCGCTCGGCACCATCGACGATGTGCCGGTCACCGGCCGCGGTACCGACATCCGGCTGGAGCAGAACGAACGCGTGGGCGCGGCCGAGCGCCGCCGCCAGCACGACGTGCGCCGCGGGCTAGCGAGCGACGACGGGGACGACGCATGA
- a CDS encoding translation initiation factor IF-2 N-terminal domain-containing protein → MADTPSPEEQNNEAREEFPQKLRVHALARLLGLTSKEVLAHLGDLGFVARSAHSSIDRSAAERVRDRIAELAAAPDGAATPEAPAETEASHGSPAETPAPADETPSLFSALAAPAPAAESATTQAVDTTVPLFLQPEADAAPRRRTRSRAKAEPKNDEVTEASDQAASEAQPAATGEQDAADADAANGADATEAQSDAPSGESTDDDNGGNRRRRRGRRGRGRGRGENADEQDSANDEDAADATPEKADQPPAPEKADGEDSTAENKDDESEGDDVEDVTDGSSRRRRRRRRRRGGGDDADSAASDDPPNTVVHEREPRQKSRRDEVRGISGSTRLEAKRQRRRDGRDTVRRRPPILTESEFLARREAVDRVMVVRERTKVGPSEGQDGHTVPHPQDYTQVAVLEDGVLVEHFVTSSSSASMVGNIYLGRVQNVLPSMEAAFVDIGRGRNGVLYAGEVNWDAAGLDGNARKIEQALKPGDQVLVQVSKDPVGHKGARLTTQISLAGRFLVYVPGGGSAGISRKLPDTERKRLKEILKEIVPADAGVIIRTASEGVSAEELAGDVSRLQAQWAEIEEASKAKGVRALYEEPDLLVKVVRDLFNEDFSKLVIEGGTAWGTVEKYVSTVAPDLMPRVERFEKRHADAPDVFAAYRIDEQLAKALDRKVWLPSGGTLVIDRTEAMTVVDVNTGKFTGSGGNLEETVTRNNLEAAEEIVRQMRLRDIGGMIVVDFIDMVLESNRDLVLRRLTEALGRDRTRHQVSEVTSLGLVQMTRKRIGTGLVEAFSTPCQACSGRGIIIHADPVETAGGDDSGRSGEKSEGSRKKRKRSKSDGAQQPVVAPKDDKAAHKSEHPMFKAMAQHHDDEDSTPVDGAQDGEAVAEAPADAGKPAEQSTEPTQEPKRERRRRREPKQDAPSQAATIESAPTETAPAPQAAAESTPAAPVAAEPAAAEPASAVAPSAPRRRRVARKAPTTTSAAAQTIVVDLAQEAPGAPAVTAPAADGAGETAAEPARKRARRRAAARPAGPAAGGSDTADKTDQPV, encoded by the coding sequence GTGGCCGACACACCGTCGCCGGAAGAACAGAACAACGAAGCTCGGGAGGAGTTCCCGCAGAAGTTGCGCGTGCACGCGCTCGCTCGTCTGTTGGGACTGACCAGCAAGGAGGTGCTCGCGCACCTCGGTGACCTCGGTTTCGTCGCGCGCAGCGCGCACTCGAGCATCGATCGCAGCGCCGCCGAGCGGGTGCGCGACCGGATCGCCGAACTCGCGGCCGCCCCCGATGGCGCCGCCACCCCCGAGGCGCCCGCGGAGACCGAGGCCTCGCACGGGTCACCAGCCGAGACTCCGGCCCCCGCCGACGAGACTCCGTCGTTGTTCTCCGCGCTCGCCGCCCCGGCCCCAGCCGCCGAGTCCGCGACCACGCAGGCAGTCGACACCACGGTTCCGCTGTTCCTGCAGCCCGAGGCCGACGCCGCGCCGCGTCGCCGCACCCGCAGCCGGGCCAAGGCCGAGCCGAAGAACGATGAGGTCACCGAGGCGTCCGATCAGGCCGCTTCCGAGGCGCAGCCGGCCGCGACGGGCGAACAGGACGCCGCGGATGCCGACGCCGCTAACGGGGCCGACGCAACCGAGGCGCAGAGCGATGCCCCGTCGGGCGAGAGCACCGACGATGACAACGGCGGCAACCGCCGACGTCGCCGCGGCCGCCGCGGACGCGGCCGGGGTCGGGGCGAGAACGCCGATGAGCAGGACTCCGCGAACGACGAGGATGCCGCCGACGCCACGCCCGAGAAGGCGGATCAGCCCCCCGCGCCGGAGAAGGCCGACGGTGAGGACTCGACCGCCGAGAACAAGGACGACGAGTCCGAGGGTGACGACGTCGAGGATGTCACCGACGGCAGCTCGCGTCGCCGTCGCCGTCGCCGTCGCCGCCGCGGTGGGGGAGACGACGCCGACAGCGCCGCCAGCGACGATCCGCCGAACACCGTGGTGCACGAGCGCGAACCCCGGCAGAAGTCACGGCGCGACGAGGTGCGCGGCATCAGCGGTTCCACGCGCCTGGAGGCCAAGCGACAGCGCCGCCGCGACGGCCGCGATACCGTGCGCCGCCGCCCGCCGATCCTCACCGAATCCGAGTTCCTGGCTCGCCGCGAGGCCGTCGACCGCGTGATGGTGGTGCGCGAACGCACCAAGGTCGGGCCGTCGGAAGGCCAGGACGGCCACACCGTGCCGCACCCGCAGGACTACACGCAGGTCGCCGTGCTCGAAGACGGTGTGCTCGTCGAGCACTTTGTCACCTCGTCCAGTTCGGCGTCGATGGTGGGCAACATCTACCTCGGCCGCGTGCAGAACGTGCTGCCCTCGATGGAGGCGGCCTTCGTCGACATCGGCCGTGGCCGCAACGGCGTCCTGTACGCCGGCGAGGTGAACTGGGACGCTGCCGGACTCGATGGCAACGCCCGCAAGATCGAGCAGGCGCTCAAGCCCGGCGACCAGGTTCTCGTTCAGGTCTCCAAGGATCCGGTGGGCCACAAGGGCGCCCGCCTGACCACGCAGATCTCGCTGGCCGGGCGCTTCCTGGTGTACGTGCCCGGTGGCGGCTCCGCGGGTATCTCCCGCAAGCTCCCCGACACCGAGCGCAAGCGCCTGAAGGAGATCCTCAAGGAGATCGTCCCGGCCGATGCGGGCGTGATCATTCGCACCGCGTCGGAGGGCGTGAGCGCCGAGGAGCTGGCGGGTGATGTCTCGCGGTTGCAGGCGCAGTGGGCCGAGATCGAGGAGGCCTCCAAGGCGAAGGGGGTGCGCGCGCTCTACGAGGAGCCCGACCTCCTGGTCAAGGTGGTGCGCGACCTGTTCAACGAGGACTTCAGCAAGCTCGTCATCGAGGGCGGCACCGCCTGGGGCACCGTGGAGAAGTACGTCTCCACGGTCGCTCCCGACCTGATGCCCCGCGTCGAGCGGTTCGAGAAGCGGCACGCCGACGCCCCCGATGTCTTCGCGGCCTACCGGATCGACGAGCAACTGGCCAAGGCCCTCGACCGCAAGGTGTGGCTGCCCTCGGGCGGCACCCTGGTGATCGACCGCACCGAGGCCATGACCGTGGTCGACGTGAACACCGGCAAGTTCACCGGCTCCGGCGGCAACCTGGAGGAGACGGTCACCCGTAACAACCTCGAGGCGGCCGAGGAGATCGTGCGGCAGATGCGCCTGCGCGACATCGGCGGCATGATCGTCGTCGACTTCATCGATATGGTCCTGGAGTCGAACCGCGACCTGGTGTTGCGGCGCCTGACCGAGGCCCTGGGCCGCGATCGCACTCGCCATCAGGTCTCCGAGGTCACCTCGCTGGGCTTGGTGCAGATGACCCGCAAGCGGATCGGCACCGGCCTCGTCGAGGCCTTCTCCACGCCGTGCCAGGCCTGCTCGGGCCGCGGCATCATCATCCACGCGGATCCGGTCGAGACCGCGGGTGGCGACGACTCCGGTCGTTCGGGCGAGAAGTCCGAGGGCAGCCGCAAGAAGCGCAAGCGTTCGAAGTCCGACGGTGCGCAGCAGCCCGTCGTCGCGCCGAAGGACGACAAGGCGGCCCATAAGAGCGAGCACCCGATGTTCAAGGCGATGGCGCAGCATCACGACGACGAGGACTCCACTCCCGTCGACGGTGCGCAGGACGGCGAGGCGGTGGCCGAGGCGCCCGCCGACGCGGGGAAGCCGGCGGAGCAGAGCACCGAGCCCACGCAGGAACCCAAGCGCGAGCGTCGTCGTCGGCGTGAGCCGAAGCAGGACGCGCCGAGCCAGGCGGCGACGATCGAGTCGGCGCCGACCGAGACCGCGCCGGCCCCGCAGGCCGCCGCCGAGTCGACCCCGGCCGCACCGGTGGCCGCTGAGCCGGCGGCTGCGGAACCGGCCTCCGCCGTGGCGCCGTCGGCACCGCGTCGCCGCCGGGTCGCCCGCAAAGCGCCCACCACCACGTCGGCGGCGGCACAGACGATCGTCGTCGACCTGGCTCAGGAGGCCCCGGGTGCACCGGCGGTCACCGCTCCGGCGGCAGACGGTGCGGGGGAGACCGCCGCCGAACCCGCCCGTAAGCGAGCGCGCCGCCGCGCGGCCGCCCGCCCGGCGGGCCCTGCGGCCGGTGGAAGTGACACTGCTGACAAGACGGACCAGCCGGTTTGA
- the rpmA gene encoding 50S ribosomal protein L27 — MAHKKGASSSRNGRDSNAQRLGVKRFGGQKVSAGEILVRQRGTHFHPGVGVGRGGDDTLFALAAGAVEFGTKRGRKTVNIVPVAVEA, encoded by the coding sequence ATGGCACACAAGAAGGGCGCGTCCAGCTCGCGCAACGGTCGTGATTCCAACGCCCAGCGACTGGGTGTGAAGCGGTTCGGTGGCCAGAAGGTCAGCGCCGGTGAGATCCTGGTCCGCCAGCGCGGCACCCACTTCCACCCCGGTGTGGGCGTCGGTCGCGGTGGCGACGACACCCTGTTCGCCCTCGCGGCGGGAGCCGTCGAGTTCGGCACCAAGCGTGGCCGCAAGACGGTCAACATCGTGCCGGTCGCTGTGGAGGCCTGA